A stretch of DNA from Roseovarius sp. M141:
AGCGCGGGCAGCGCGGCGCGCAGACTTTGCGCCGGAATGGCCAGAATGACGGTGCCTGCGCGGCCCAGCACACCCGGATCGGTCGCGGCCTCGATCCTGTCGGGCAGGCTTATGCCCGGCAAGTAGCGCGGATTGCACCGGTCCGTGTTCAGCGCCTCGGCAACGCTGGAATCGCGGCACAGCAGCACCGCGTGCTGCCCTGCCCGCGCCGCCACGCAGGCCAGCGCCGTGCCCCAGGCGCCGCCACCGACAACGACCACTGTGTTATCCGTCATGCTGAATTCCGCCCGTCCCGTGCCGTTGTGTTCGGCGCCCATACTAGCGCCGCGCCTTGGCAGGGGCCACGCATATATCGCGCCCGGTTATCGCGCCCGGTCAATGGCAACGTGGTCATACCAGTGTCGAACCTCACACAACCGGGCAGGTTTACATCCCCGCCAAAGCAGGCCCGCCTGCGGAACCCATCCAACTCTTGCCGGTTGTAATCCGGCGCATATGCGGCGAAAAATCACGCGATATGCAGCTGGGGCTTTCAGCTTGACGCCCTGTGACCGCTTCGTCATGGTCCGGGCCGTCTGTACCTAAGACCTCGCCAATACCTTGGAAAGGGAGAGAGACATGAAATTCACCTTCAAAAAAGTGGCCATGGCCAGTGCCACAAGCCTTGCGATGGCCATCGGCGCAATGGCCCATGCCGACGGTGTGCGCGTCGCCACCGACCCCAGCTTTGTTCCGTTTGAAATGATGGACCGGGAAACCGGCGAAATGGTCGGTTTCGACATGGATATCATCCGCGAGATTGGCAAACGCGCCGGTTTCACACCCGACATCAACACGATGGACTTCAATGGCATCATCCCCGCTCTGCAAACAGGTAGCGTGGATATCGCCATTGCCGGCATGACAATCACCGAAGAGCGCAAGGAGATTGTCGATTTCTCCGACCCCTATTATGACAGCGGCCTGCAGATCCTGATCAGTGTAGACAATACAGACGTCAAGGAAGTCGATGATCTGGCCGGCATGAAGATCGGCACCAAGATCGGCTCGACCAGCTATGATTTCCTGACCGAGAAGTTCGGCGAAGACGCCACGGTCACGCCCTACCCCGGCTCGGCTGACATGTATATGGCCCTGATCGGCGGCAGCGTCGATGCGGTGTTCTACGATGCACCGAACGTCGGCTTCTTTGCCAACATGCGCGGCATGGGCCGGGTCAAGGTGGTCGGTCCGCTCTATGAGGGCCAGCAGTATGGCATCGCCTT
This window harbors:
- a CDS encoding transporter substrate-binding domain-containing protein — protein: MKFTFKKVAMASATSLAMAIGAMAHADGVRVATDPSFVPFEMMDRETGEMVGFDMDIIREIGKRAGFTPDINTMDFNGIIPALQTGSVDIAIAGMTITEERKEIVDFSDPYYDSGLQILISVDNTDVKEVDDLAGMKIGTKIGSTSYDFLTEKFGEDATVTPYPGSADMYMALIGGSVDAVFYDAPNVGFFANMRGMGRVKVVGPLYEGQQYGIAFPKGSDRVEAVNEALAAMREDGTYDEIHAEWFGKAEE